A genome region from Populus alba chromosome 3, ASM523922v2, whole genome shotgun sequence includes the following:
- the LOC118045306 gene encoding uncharacterized protein, which translates to MQQNNMSSLLHNSLSTLSGDSTSQSNMMNPIQPGSNLDSGQANALSSLQLTPVGSIQQNLVSISQPTKVNTLSTQSGASMLQPNIPLQSNSNMIQHQHLKQQQQQQQHEQQMLQTQQLKRLQQQQQLHQQAPSPMPGDSDKPVSGISSLLNTGNIIHQPSVAQALAPSLAIGSPGISASPLLADFTSPDGAHGGALTTVSGKSNVTGKPLEYLIEAVKSLSPKALSASVGDIGSVVSMIDRIAGSAYK; encoded by the exons ATGCAGCAGAACAATATGTCAAGCTTGCTGCATAATTCTCTTTCAACTTTATCTGGGGATTCGACGTCACAATCAAACATGATGAATCCAATACAACCAGGCTCCAATTTAGATTCTGGACAAGCAAATGCACTGAGCTCATTGCAGCTGACACCTGTAGGATCTATACAACAGAATCTCGTGAGCATTTCCCAACCAACCAAGGTTAACACATTGTCAACACAAAGTGGGGCGAGTATGCTGCAGCCAAATATTCCCCTTCAGTCGAATTCCAATATGATTCAACACCAGCATCtaaaacagcagcagcagcagcagcagcatgaaCAACAGATGCTACAAACACAACAGCTTAAACGAttgcagcaacagcagcaatTACACCAGCAAGCTCCATCTCCTATGCCAGGAGATTCTGACAAACCAGTTTCTGGTATTTCCTCACTCTTAAATACTGGAAATATTATACACCAACCATCTGTTGCACAAGCACTGGCTCCCTCCCTTGCAATTGGCTCTCCTGGGATATCTGCATCACCTTTGCTTGCAGACTTTACCAGTCCTGATGGTGCTCATGGCGGTGCTTTGACAACTGTTTCTGGCAAGTCAAATGTTACAGGGAAACCACTTGAGTACTTGATTGAAGCG gtGAAATCTCTGTCTCCCAAAGCACTTAGTGCATCTGTCGGTGACATTGGCTCCGTTGTCAGTATGATTGACAGGATTGCTGGttctgcctataaatag
- the LOC118045303 gene encoding mediator of RNA polymerase II transcription subunit 15a-like, which translates to MPPQAHNQGQWLPISLPTNQSQACQQLSQNMQNSISSNGVQSSAGLQSAMPSVSGLTNADMQSISGVSHNPVGNSMGQGIPSNMFVNSQRQMPGRQQVVPPQQQQQSQNPQQYLYQQQIQQQLLKQKLQQGNHPHSLVQSHIHHQQQQQQQNLLQPNQLQSSQQSGLQTSTVMQPSMMQTVSGLQQNQPSSVQQSTQPMHQQHPQSVLRQQQQQPQQSAGIHQQQTPMMQQPLLPPQQQLMGQQSNTTNMSQNQLIGQQNIVGDLQQQQQQRLLGQQNNLQNLQQQLMAQQNNLSSMHQQQLGPPSNVTSLQQQQLLGAQPGNSSMQSNQHSLHMLQQPKVTLQQQAQQSGCALLPNQGQQSHSQLPQQQLMAQIQSQPGQLQQQSNPLQRDLQQRLQASGSLLQQPNVIDQQKQLYQPQRALPETSSTSLYSTAETGHANGADWQEEIYQKIKVMKETYLPEINEMYQRIATKLQQHDPLPQQPKSEQLEKLKVFKVMLERLIAFLQVSKNNITPTFKEKLGFYEKQIVGFLNPSRYRKPIPNLQQGQLPQPHIQPMQQPQSQVPQLQSHENQLNPQLQSMNMQGSVPKMQHNNMSSLLHNSLSTLSGDSPSQSNMMNPIQPGSNLDSGQGNALSSLQQTPVGSVQQNLVSISQPTNVNTLSTQSGATMLQPNIPLQSNSNMIQHQHLKQQQQQQQMLQTQQLKRLQQHQNLMQNRQMQQQQQLHQQAPSPMPGDSDKPVSGISSLLNTGNTVHQPSVAQALAPSLAIGTPGISASPLLADFTSPDGAHGGALTTVSGKSNVTGQPLEYLIEAVKSLSPRALSASVGDIGSVVSMINRIAGSAAGNGSRTAAGEDLVAMTGCHLLSFLSFLFFSCFSQDGNSRE; encoded by the exons ATGCCGCCTCAAGCTCACAACCAAGGGCAATGGCTCCCTATCTCATTGCCCACTAATCAGTCTCAAGCATGTCAGCAGTTATCACAGAACATGCAGAATAGTATATCATCTAATGGAGTTCAAAGTTCTGCTGGTTTACAATCAGCAATGCCTTCTGTCTCCGGTTTAACCAATGCTGACATGCAGAGTATCTCTGGTGTTTCACATAACCCAGTGGGGAATTCAATGGGACAAGGGATTCCCTCCAATATGTTTGTCAATTCTCAGAGACAAATGCCAGGCAGGCAACAGGTTGTTCCTCCACAGCAACAGCAGCAGTCCCAAAATCCTCAGCAGTATCTTTATCAGCAGCAGATACAACAACAGCTTTTAAAGCAGAAGCTTCAACAGGGAAATCATCCACACTCACTTGTGCAATCTCACATCCACcaccagcaacagcagcagcagcaaaacTTGTTACAGCCAAATCAGTTGCAATCTTCTCAGCAATCTGGTTTGCAAACATCAACTGTTATGCAGCCTTCAATGATGCAAACTGTCTCTGGCCTTCAACAGAACCAACCATCTTCTGTTCAACAGTCAACACAACCAATGCACCAGCAACATCCACAATCAGTCCTtaggcagcagcagcaacaacctCAACAGTCTGCTGGTATTCATCAGCAGCAAACACCAATGATGCAGCAGCCACTATTGCCTCCACAACAGCAGCTAATGGGGCAACAATCAAATACCACTAACATGTCGCAAAATCAGTTAATTGGACAACAAAACATTGTTGGGGacttgcagcagcagcagcagcagagatTGCTAGGGCAGCAGAATAACCTTCAAAATCTGCAGCAGCAGTTAATGGCTCAACAAAATAACCTCTCAAGCATGCATCAGCAACAGTTGGGCCCTCCAAGTAATGTCACTAGTTTACAGCAACAGCAGTTGCTTGGAGCTCAGCCTGGTAACTCAAGCATGCAATCTAATCAGCACTCTCTACACATGCTACAACAGCCCAAGGTTACACTGCAGCAGCAAGCACAACAAAGTGGATGTGCTTTGTTGCCGAATCAAGGGCAGCAGTCACACTCACAGCTGCCACAGCAGCAATTGATGGCACAGATTCAATCACAGCCTGGACAGCTGCAACAGCAATCAAATCCATTACAACGTGATCTGCAGCAAAGGCTTCAAGCATCAGGCTCCTTGCTTCAACAGCCGAATGTGATTGATCAGCAAAAGCAGTTATATCAACCTCAAAGAGCCCTTCCAGAAACGTCCTCAA CATCCCTATATTCTACAGCAGAGACTGGACATGCAAATGGTGCTGATTGGCAAGAGGAGATCTACCAAAAG ATCAAAGTTATGAAGGAAACGTATTTGCctgaaataaatgaaatgtaCCAGAGAATTGCTACCAAGTTACAGCAG CATGACCCTCTTCCGCAACAACCGAAGTCAGAACAGCTTGAAAAGCTGAAGGTATTCAAGGTCATGTTGGAGCGCTTGATAGCATTCTTACAGGTCTCTAAAAACAACATCACACCTACTTTCAAGGAGAAATTGGGTTTCTATGAGAAACAGATTGTAGGTTTTCTAAACCCAAGCAGATACAGGAAGCCTATTCCTAATCTACAGCAAGGACAACTTCCCCAACCTCATATTCAACCTATGCAGCAACCCCAATCTCAAGTTCCTCAATTGCAGTCCCATGAAAATCAACTGAATCCCCAGTTGCAATCAATGAATATGCAAGGTTCTGTACCAAAGATGCAGCATAACAATATGTCAAGCTTGCTGCATAATTCTCTTTCAACTTTATCTGGGGATTCGCCGTCACAATCAAACATGATGAATCCAATACAACCAGGCTCCAATTTAGATTCTGGACAAGGAAATGCACTGAGCTCATTGCAGCAGACACCTGTAGGATCTGTACAACAGAATCTCGTGAGCATTTCCCAACCAACCAATGTTAACACATTGTCAACACAAAGTGGGGCGACTATGCTGCAGCCAAATATTCCCCTTCAGTCGAATTCCAATATGATTCAACACCAGCATCtaaaacagcagcagcagcagcaacagatGCTACAAACACAACAGCTTAAACGATTGCAGCAACACCAGAATTTAATGCAGAATCGACagatgcagcagcagcagcaattaCACCAGCAAGCTCCATCTCCTATGCCAGGAGATTCTGACAAACCAGTTTCTGGTATTTCCTCACTCTTAAATACTGGAAATACTGTACACCAACCATCTGTTGCACAAGCACTGGCTCCCTCCCTTGCAATTGGCACTCCTGGGATATCTGCATCACCTTTGCTTGCAGACTTTACCAGTCCTGATGGTGCTCATGGCGGTGCTTTGACAACTGTTTCTGGCAAGTCAAATGTTACAGGGCAACCACTTGAGTACTTGATTGAAGCG gtGAAATCTCTGTCTCCCAGAGCACTTAGTGCATCTGTCGGTGACATTGGCTCCGTTGTCAGTATGATTAACAGAATTGCTGGTTCTGCAGCTGGTAATGGATCTAGAACTGCAGCTGGCGAGGATTTGGTAGCAATGACAGGATGTCATCTTCTTtcgtttttgtcttttttatttttctcgtgTTTCTCACAAGATGGGAACTCGAGGGAATAA